The genomic region CATGCGAAGGTATTCGAAAAGCTTTGCTCCCACCAACAGCTCATACCCCCTCATTGTCGGTATTCTGCCGAGAACCAGAAATGCGTGGGCTTCACGCTGTAACCTAGCTACTTCGCTGTACGAGACCGGCCCTCTCGTTTCGATAAGGTCGGCAAGGCCCAGGCGATCGCCTACTGAACGAAGGGCCTCGGTGCCTTCTCCGACAAAGAGCAGACGGAGTTTGCAGGCGTCGGCTGAAGCCGTATCCTTCAGCATACGAAGCGCGTCGAGAAGTGTCTCGAATCGATATGAAGTCAGTGTGCCCGTGTAGAGGATCGTGCACCGTTTACAGTCCGGCTCGACGAACTCCTCGATGGCGCCTTCGTAGCCATTCGGGATGATGTGAACTTTTCGATAGTCTAGGGCCATAGGATAGGCCCGCCAGTAGCATTCTGCTTCCGTCGCATACCGAAACACGACAGCCTGCGATCCCTGCAGTAGCTCAAACATGCGTTTCCTGTCTCGGCGCACCGCCCAATCGGGCCTCCGGGATTCAAATTCGTTGTAAGAAATCGTCCAGGAGTCTCGGAAATCGAGGACGTAGGGAATCCCCGTCTGCTTGGATGCCGCCTGAGCGACGTAAAAGGAGGTCACCGGTCCGGCGGTGGCCCAAATGACCCGCACGGCTTCACCGCTACACGCGCTGACGGTCGCTCGCACTGCCCGCTCGATCCAAGGAGCGGCCATGTCCGGGTGATAGCACCACGCTTCGAGGTTACGGGCGGCGTCTCTGATCCATGACGGGAACGTGCCCTGATCGGTTCCCTCTTGATCCGAGGGGATGTCAGGATTCTGATTCTGGCTCCGCTTATGTCGGGACCGCCAAGCCTGGAGGGCTTGCCACGCACCATACCCTTTCACTCGAATAACCTCGGTCTCACGGGGAACCAATTTCAGCAGCTCTGGATCATATCGCTCATATTGACCTGGCACCGCGGAAATGACGGTGGTCTTCCAATTCATCTTCTGAAGTTGTCGGACAAATCGAAGTGGCCGATAGACGCCCGCATTCCCCTCTGGAGGAAAATCATGTACGATCATGACCACGCTGTTCATGCCGGGACCAGAATCCATGGGTGTATGGACCACGTACTACTAGTTCGATGAGACGTATACCTCAAGACGGGATTACCCGAATCACTGACGATGCGGTTTCAAGGAAGATCGAGCATCTATCCGCTTTGATCTTCCAACCATCGCTTTGGTCCCTTGGTCCGCAGGATCTGTACCACCTCGTTCACAAACTCCTTTCTCGATGTCACTGCGCCACGGACCAGTTTGTAGCTGATGGTCAATCGAGCACGAAGTCCGACTGGAGCACGCCACACGGCGGCCAAACGCACACACAGCCGCTTCCAATGGCTCAAGTGAAGCTTGCCGCAGGTCGTGGGATCGAAGAACATTTGCCGATCCTTGAGCGTGGTTAAGCTGCTGTACGCTCCCGCGTGCATCCGTCTGAAGTACAGCGGTTCAGAAATTTCAAAGTATCGGCCATAGAGACAGAGCTCGATGAGCAGATCGACATCGGCCCCTGGATAGCTGCCAAGGGGAGCGATCATCCTCAACACATCGGTACGCATTAGTCCATAGATCGCGTTGGCTCTTCCGATCTGAAGGGCTTGTCGATACCGCACGGCCGGATCTTGAGAGCGCAAGTCCAGTTTATCCTCGTAAGGTTCCAGCTGGTTTCCGTCCCCGTCGATGAGAATTGTCTTCGGATAACACAACACGACATCGGGATGAGCGTTCAGCACTTCAATGCATCGTTCGAGGGAGGTCGGGGCAAACACATCGTCCGCGGGCGCCCAGCGAAAGTACGGCCCGGCTGCCAGGGCGATCAGTCGATTGTAGTTCCGAGCGGCACCGAGGTTGGTAGAATTCCGGAAGTATCGAATCCGTTGATCTTGCTCGGCATATTCGCTGCAGATCTCCTTCGTGCGATCGGTAGAGGCGTTATCCGAGATCACTATCTCGAAATCATCCACCGTTTGCGAGAGGAGTGAATCCAGCGACTGACGCAAGTAGTGCTCGCCATTGTAAACCGGCATGCCGACGGTGACGCAGGGAGACTTTCCAATCATGGTGCGGGCGTCACGGGTGGGATGTTGTACTTAGGAGGTCAGGACGGGTGCGTTGACT from Nitrospira japonica harbors:
- a CDS encoding glycosyltransferase, with amino-acid sequence MIGKSPCVTVGMPVYNGEHYLRQSLDSLLSQTVDDFEIVISDNASTDRTKEICSEYAEQDQRIRYFRNSTNLGAARNYNRLIALAAGPYFRWAPADDVFAPTSLERCIEVLNAHPDVVLCYPKTILIDGDGNQLEPYEDKLDLRSQDPAVRYRQALQIGRANAIYGLMRTDVLRMIAPLGSYPGADVDLLIELCLYGRYFEISEPLYFRRMHAGAYSSLTTLKDRQMFFDPTTCGKLHLSHWKRLCVRLAAVWRAPVGLRARLTISYKLVRGAVTSRKEFVNEVVQILRTKGPKRWLEDQSG
- a CDS encoding glycosyltransferase; protein product: MDSGPGMNSVVMIVHDFPPEGNAGVYRPLRFVRQLQKMNWKTTVISAVPGQYERYDPELLKLVPRETEVIRVKGYGAWQALQAWRSRHKRSQNQNPDIPSDQEGTDQGTFPSWIRDAARNLEAWCYHPDMAAPWIERAVRATVSACSGEAVRVIWATAGPVTSFYVAQAASKQTGIPYVLDFRDSWTISYNEFESRRPDWAVRRDRKRMFELLQGSQAVVFRYATEAECYWRAYPMALDYRKVHIIPNGYEGAIEEFVEPDCKRCTILYTGTLTSYRFETLLDALRMLKDTASADACKLRLLFVGEGTEALRSVGDRLGLADLIETRGPVSYSEVARLQREAHAFLVLGRIPTMRGYELLVGAKLFEYLRMGRPIIGVLPSDETTSILRRLKSPIIADVESSEEIVGVLKRVLRAWSTHTLSTLVPDRKICEEFSVERQTVALTKALEGRPADHPFIRGAVDIPKSLQRYFDEERWSEGSARPGKKE